One window of the Pseudoxanthomonas sp. CF385 genome contains the following:
- a CDS encoding GH92 family glycosyl hydrolase, whose protein sequence is MKQPGALAAVLMGVVGACIAVSGGALAAPASPGDAAYQAVDPFIGTGGEGHTYPGATVPYGMVQLSPDTRIQPRKDGYGWAAGYRYDDTTIAGFSHTHFSGTGHSDLGDLLLMPTTGELKLERGDPDKPGSGYTSRFRHATETAQPGYYAVTLDDHQVRAELTASLRVGMHRYAFPKGQPAHVVLDLRTSMYDYPGKVSWSRVRVRPDGTVTGFRETRGWAPGRQLYFAVRFSQPLTGHQLHNTEQDIPYKGFPPPGEKDPRQRVQIEGRQLVAAFDVAPTAGRPLLVKVAISPVSEEGAIANLDAEAPGWDFDGMRTAARRQWSDALGAVEARGTPAQRTSFYTALYHTLLGPTLFMDSDGRYRGPDNAVHQAKGWTNYSTFSLWDTYRALHPLTTLVQPEQRTNDFVNSLLASRRESAYGVLPVWSFHGLETWCMIGYHAVPVIADAYMKGIRGYDADEALQAMVASANYGPYDGIAAYRELGYVPIDEEGEAASKTLEYAYDDWTIARMAQAMGKKEVAEEFTRRAANWKHAFDPATGFMRARKRDGAFREPFDPAASGYGTDYTEGNAWQYSWYVPQDVAGLADAHGGSDKLLARLDAVFDAKVDPAVFEHMEDITGLIGWYAHGNEPSHHVAYLYAYAGQPWRTQARLKQIMDTQYAPRPDGLAGNDDLGQMSAWYVFTTLGFYPVAPGSNQYVLGRPFLPRATLHLPNGQRFTVIADGLDDAHAYVGGVTLNGKPLERTYLEHAEILAGGELRFTMQATPDTSRAGQWVLPYSMSH, encoded by the coding sequence ATGAAGCAACCGGGTGCGTTGGCGGCAGTGCTGATGGGCGTCGTGGGGGCATGCATCGCCGTGTCGGGTGGCGCACTCGCGGCGCCGGCCTCGCCGGGCGACGCGGCCTACCAGGCGGTGGATCCTTTCATCGGCACCGGAGGTGAAGGCCACACGTACCCCGGCGCGACCGTGCCGTACGGGATGGTGCAACTCTCGCCGGACACCCGCATCCAACCACGGAAAGATGGCTACGGCTGGGCCGCGGGATACCGCTACGACGACACGACCATCGCCGGCTTCTCGCATACGCACTTCTCCGGCACGGGACACTCGGACCTGGGCGACCTGTTGCTGATGCCCACGACCGGCGAGCTGAAGCTGGAGCGCGGCGACCCCGACAAGCCCGGCAGCGGATACACCTCGCGGTTCCGTCATGCCACCGAGACCGCGCAGCCCGGCTACTACGCGGTCACGCTGGACGATCACCAGGTGCGTGCCGAACTCACCGCCAGCCTGCGCGTGGGCATGCATCGCTACGCTTTTCCCAAGGGCCAGCCTGCGCACGTCGTGCTGGATCTGCGCACCAGCATGTACGACTACCCCGGCAAGGTGTCTTGGTCGCGCGTGCGCGTGAGGCCCGACGGCACGGTGACGGGTTTCCGCGAAACACGCGGCTGGGCGCCGGGTCGGCAGCTCTACTTCGCGGTTCGCTTCTCCCAGCCGCTGACCGGCCATCAACTGCACAACACCGAGCAGGACATCCCCTACAAGGGATTCCCGCCGCCGGGAGAAAAAGATCCCCGGCAGCGCGTGCAGATCGAAGGGCGCCAGCTGGTGGCCGCCTTCGACGTCGCGCCAACCGCCGGCCGGCCGTTGCTCGTGAAGGTGGCCATCTCGCCCGTCAGCGAGGAGGGCGCCATCGCAAACCTCGACGCGGAAGCGCCTGGCTGGGACTTCGACGGCATGCGCACTGCCGCCAGGCGGCAATGGAGCGATGCGCTAGGCGCCGTCGAGGCTCGCGGCACCCCTGCCCAGCGCACCAGTTTCTACACCGCGCTGTACCACACGCTGCTGGGTCCCACCCTCTTCATGGACAGCGACGGACGCTATCGCGGCCCCGACAATGCGGTGCACCAGGCCAAGGGATGGACGAACTATTCGACCTTCTCCCTGTGGGACACCTATCGTGCGCTGCACCCGTTGACCACCCTGGTCCAACCGGAGCAACGCACCAACGACTTCGTCAACTCGCTGCTCGCTTCACGCAGGGAAAGCGCATACGGCGTACTGCCCGTGTGGTCGTTCCACGGGCTGGAGACGTGGTGCATGATCGGCTACCACGCCGTTCCCGTGATCGCGGACGCCTACATGAAGGGCATCCGCGGCTACGATGCCGATGAAGCCCTTCAAGCCATGGTGGCCAGCGCCAACTACGGTCCCTACGACGGCATCGCGGCGTACCGCGAGCTTGGCTACGTGCCGATCGACGAGGAAGGCGAAGCCGCTAGCAAGACCCTCGAGTACGCCTACGACGACTGGACCATCGCACGGATGGCGCAGGCGATGGGCAAGAAGGAGGTGGCGGAGGAATTCACCCGCCGCGCAGCCAACTGGAAGCACGCCTTCGACCCCGCCACGGGCTTCATGCGCGCGCGCAAGCGGGATGGCGCATTCCGCGAGCCGTTCGATCCGGCCGCCAGTGGCTACGGCACCGACTACACGGAAGGCAACGCGTGGCAGTACTCCTGGTACGTGCCGCAGGATGTCGCCGGCCTGGCGGACGCGCATGGCGGTAGCGACAAGCTGCTGGCACGACTCGATGCCGTGTTCGATGCCAAGGTCGATCCGGCGGTGTTCGAGCACATGGAGGACATCACCGGCCTGATCGGCTGGTACGCGCACGGCAACGAACCCAGCCACCATGTCGCCTATCTGTACGCGTACGCGGGCCAGCCCTGGCGTACGCAGGCGCGGCTGAAGCAGATCATGGACACCCAGTACGCGCCGCGACCGGACGGCCTGGCGGGCAACGACGACCTGGGCCAGATGTCGGCGTGGTACGTATTCACGACCCTTGGCTTCTATCCGGTCGCGCCGGGCAGCAACCAGTACGTGCTGGGCCGTCCCTTCCTGCCGCGCGCCACGCTGCATCTCCCCAATGGCCAGCGTTTCACCGTCATCGCCGACGGCCTGGACGATGCGCATGCCTATGTGGGCGGCGTCACGCTCAATGGCAAGCCGCTGGAGCGCACGTATCTGGAGCACGCGGAGATTCTTGCCGGCGGTGAACTGCGCTTCACGATGCAGGCGACGCCCGACACGTCGCGCGCCGGCCAGTGGGTACTGCCGTATTCGATGTCGCACTAA
- a CDS encoding copper homeostasis protein CutC, with translation MSVPVPRVLEIAAGSLSSALTAQQAGADRVELCGTLEASGTTPSYGAVALARERLHIPLFVLVRPRAGDFLYSVREAEVMLRDIECCVRLGCDGIVIGALDADGDVDLSLCRQFVSAAGTLPVTFHRAFDAVRDPETALEQVIEAGFARVLTSGGCSTAVEGAESIALRVQQAAGRIVVMPGAGITGGNVAALAVTTGAREFHASAKAPRASAMRFRGTPLQGLSPDWTETDPERVRALRAALDAGAST, from the coding sequence ATGAGTGTTCCCGTGCCGCGCGTTCTCGAGATAGCGGCGGGGTCGCTTTCCTCCGCGCTGACCGCGCAGCAGGCCGGGGCGGACCGTGTGGAGCTGTGCGGCACGCTCGAGGCGAGCGGCACCACGCCTTCTTACGGGGCCGTGGCGCTCGCCCGTGAGCGCCTGCACATTCCCTTGTTCGTACTCGTGCGCCCGCGCGCGGGGGATTTCCTCTACAGCGTTCGGGAGGCGGAGGTGATGCTCCGCGACATCGAGTGCTGCGTCCGGTTGGGCTGCGATGGCATCGTCATCGGCGCGCTCGATGCCGATGGCGACGTCGACCTGTCGTTGTGCCGCCAGTTCGTTTCCGCCGCGGGGACGCTGCCGGTGACGTTCCACCGGGCATTCGATGCTGTACGGGATCCTGAAACGGCGCTGGAGCAGGTGATCGAAGCGGGCTTTGCGCGCGTGTTGACCTCGGGTGGGTGCAGCACCGCCGTGGAGGGTGCCGAATCCATCGCGTTACGCGTGCAGCAGGCCGCAGGGAGGATCGTGGTGATGCCGGGCGCGGGCATCACGGGAGGCAATGTCGCGGCGCTCGCGGTGACTACCGGTGCCCGCGAGTTCCATGCCTCCGCCAAGGCGCCGCGCGCATCCGCGATGCGCTTCCGCGGCACTCCGCTACAGGGGCTTTCTCCCGACTGGACGGAGACCGATCCGGAGCGCGTCCGTGCGCTGCGTGCGGCGCTGGATGCCGGCGCGTCGACGTAG
- a CDS encoding N(4)-(beta-N-acetylglucosaminyl)-L-asparaginase, translating into MNDRRRFLAQAALSAGALAIPRGWASDPSDPRADAGARVVSTWDFGVGANQAAWKHLSTGASALDAVEQGARWAESELCNPTVGRCGNPDRDGVLTLDASIMDGDGRCGAVAAIEDIDHPISVARLVMEKTPHVMLVGEGAQQFAMAQGFRKRRLLTPEAEQAWREWRARAEYQPQINAERSVRPGNKDNHDTLGMLAIDRNGRLAGACTTSGMAWKMHGRVGDSPIVGAGLYVDNEVGAATASGVGEEMIRNAASFLVVELMRQGRAPADACREAIERVVRKRPEASKSLQVCFLALNRHGEVGAFALHAGFEYAVCDAKKQDVLHASGSIYGGGA; encoded by the coding sequence ATGAACGACAGAAGACGATTCCTCGCGCAGGCCGCCCTGTCCGCGGGCGCGCTGGCGATTCCCCGCGGCTGGGCATCCGACCCCTCTGACCCGCGCGCTGACGCCGGTGCACGCGTCGTGTCCACCTGGGATTTCGGCGTCGGCGCCAATCAAGCCGCATGGAAACACCTGTCGACGGGTGCCAGCGCGCTGGACGCCGTCGAACAGGGTGCGCGATGGGCGGAAAGCGAACTGTGCAATCCCACGGTCGGCCGCTGCGGCAACCCCGACCGCGACGGCGTGCTCACGCTGGACGCGAGCATCATGGACGGCGATGGCCGCTGCGGTGCGGTGGCGGCGATCGAGGACATCGATCATCCGATCAGCGTGGCGCGGCTCGTGATGGAGAAGACACCGCACGTGATGCTGGTCGGCGAGGGCGCACAGCAGTTCGCGATGGCCCAGGGCTTCAGGAAGCGCCGTCTGCTGACACCCGAGGCCGAGCAGGCGTGGCGCGAATGGCGTGCGCGCGCCGAGTACCAACCGCAGATCAATGCCGAACGCAGCGTCCGGCCCGGCAACAAGGACAATCACGACACCCTGGGCATGCTCGCCATCGACCGGAATGGCCGTCTGGCAGGCGCCTGCACGACCAGCGGCATGGCGTGGAAGATGCATGGACGCGTAGGCGACAGCCCTATCGTCGGTGCGGGACTGTACGTGGACAATGAGGTGGGCGCCGCGACCGCGTCGGGCGTGGGCGAGGAGATGATCCGCAACGCGGCGAGCTTCCTGGTGGTGGAGCTGATGCGGCAGGGGCGTGCGCCCGCGGACGCGTGCCGCGAAGCCATCGAACGCGTGGTGCGCAAGCGACCGGAAGCGAGCAAGTCCCTGCAGGTATGTTTCCTGGCCTTGAACCGTCACGGTGAAGTGGGCGCCTTCGCCCTGCACGCGGGTTTCGAATATGCCGTCTGCGATGCCAAGAAGCAGGACGTTCTGCACGCCTCGGGTTCGATCTATGGCGGGGGCGCATGA
- a CDS encoding glucokinase — protein sequence MDPLRSTPQACLVADVGGTNARLGWTRDGRDVQQVVSYRCADFVSLADILLHYADAVAVQHAGLRLRDAVVAIAGYLDQDRLVNANLPWDVSVALTTEAAGLGSLALINDFGAVAHAIPGVPRHALVSLAPPRQDQGLQVPALVLGPGTGLGAALCLDQTGAAVLLSEAGHAALAANNEKECDVLSILSKRWQHVDSERVLSGPGLMNLAEALCGLAGESPCYERPEHVVSAARAGDAIAQETLEIFCGWLGSQVANLALTLGARDVYLAGGVTTHIAPFLHAGHFRQRYAGTFIAGRVPPPVWRIEHGQLGLVGAASYWHAHRGLRSKTAVKDDA from the coding sequence ATGGATCCCCTCCGAAGCACCCCCCAAGCCTGCCTGGTGGCTGACGTCGGCGGCACGAACGCGCGCCTGGGCTGGACCCGCGACGGCAGGGACGTGCAGCAGGTGGTCTCCTACCGTTGCGCTGATTTCGTATCGCTGGCCGACATCCTTCTTCATTACGCCGACGCAGTCGCCGTGCAGCATGCCGGCCTGCGGCTCCGCGATGCGGTGGTGGCGATCGCGGGATATCTCGACCAGGATCGTCTGGTGAACGCCAACCTGCCGTGGGACGTGTCGGTGGCACTGACTACCGAGGCGGCCGGGCTGGGATCGCTGGCCCTCATCAACGATTTCGGCGCCGTCGCGCACGCCATTCCCGGCGTGCCGCGGCATGCGCTGGTATCGCTCGCGCCGCCACGGCAGGATCAAGGCCTGCAGGTGCCGGCGCTGGTGCTGGGGCCGGGCACCGGCCTGGGTGCGGCCCTGTGCCTGGATCAGACAGGTGCCGCCGTACTGCTGAGCGAAGCCGGCCACGCGGCGCTGGCGGCGAACAACGAGAAGGAGTGTGATGTGCTGAGCATCCTCTCGAAGCGTTGGCAGCATGTGGACAGCGAGCGCGTGCTCTCGGGTCCGGGACTGATGAATCTCGCCGAAGCCCTGTGCGGCCTGGCGGGAGAGTCGCCGTGCTACGAACGGCCGGAACACGTGGTGTCGGCCGCGCGAGCGGGCGATGCGATCGCGCAGGAAACGCTGGAGATCTTCTGCGGATGGCTCGGCAGCCAGGTGGCGAATCTGGCGTTGACGCTCGGCGCGCGCGACGTCTACCTGGCGGGAGGCGTGACCACCCACATCGCGCCGTTCCTGCATGCGGGACATTTCCGCCAACGGTATGCGGGAACGTTCATCGCAGGCCGCGTGCCGCCGCCGGTCTGGCGCATCGAGCACGGCCAGCTTGGCCTGGTCGGCGCCGCGAGCTACTGGCACGCGCATCGTGGTCTCCGTAGCAAGACAGCCGTGAAGGACGACGCATGA